Proteins found in one Etheostoma spectabile isolate EspeVRDwgs_2016 unplaced genomic scaffold, UIUC_Espe_1.0 scaffold352, whole genome shotgun sequence genomic segment:
- the polr2a gene encoding DNA-directed RNA polymerase II subunit RPB1: MHGPPSGDSACPLRTIKRVQFGIISPDELKRMSVTEGGIKYPETTEGGRPKLGGLMDPRQGVIERTGRCQTCAGNMTECPGHFGHIELAKPVFHVGFVTKIMKVLRCVCFFCSKLLVDSNNPKIKDILIKSKGQPRKRLTHVYELCKGKNICEGGEEMDNKFGMEQQETEEDLTKEKGHGGCGRYQPRIRRSGLELYAEWKHVNEDSQEKKILLSPERVHEIFKRISDEEDVILGMDPKFARPEWMIVTVLPVPPLAVRPAVVMQGSARNQDDLTHKLADIVKINNQLRRNEQSGAAAHVIAEDVKLLQFHVATMVDNELPGLPRAMQKSGRPLKSLKQRLKGKEGRVRGNLMGKRVDFSARTVITPDPNLQIDQVGVPRSIAANMTFPEIVTPFNIDRLQELVRRGNSQYPGAKYIIRDNGDRIDLRFHPKPSDLHLQIGYKVERHMCDGDIIIFNRQPTLHKMSMMGHRVRILPWSTFRLNLSVTTPYNADFDGDEMNLHLPQSLETRAEIQELAMVPRMIVTPQSNRPVMGIVQDTLTAVRKFTKRDVFLERGEVMNLLMFLSTWDGKVPQPAILKPRPLWTGKQIFSLIIPGHINVVRTHSTHPDEEDSGPYKHISPGDTKVIVENGELIMGILCKKSLGTSAGSLVHISYLEMGHDVTRLFYSNIQTVVNNWLLIEGHSIGIGDSIADAKTYLDIQNTIKKAKQDVIEVIEKAHNNELEPTPGNTLRQTFENQVNRILNDARDKTGSSAQKSLSEYNNFKSMVVAGSKGSKINISQVIAVVGQQNVEGKRIPFGFKHRTLPHFIKDDYGPESRGFVENSYLAGLTPTEFFFHAMGGREGLIDTAVKTAETGYIQRRLIKSMESVMVKYDGTVRNSINQVVQLRYGEDGLAGENVEFQNVATLKPSHKAFEKKFKFDCTNERALRRMLQEDVVKDVLTNANVQSSLEKEFDKMKEDREVLRAIFPTGDSKVVLPCNLDRMIWNAQKIFRINTRTPTDLNPLRVVEGLQDLSKKLVIVNGDDPLSRQAQQNATLLFNIHLRSTLCSKRMTQEFRLSTEAFDWLLGEIETKFNQSIAHPGEMVGALAAQSLGEPATQMTLNTFHYAGVSAKNVTLGVPRLKELINISKRPKTPSLTVFLLGQAARDAERAKDILCRLEHTTLRKVTANTAIYYDPNPQNTVVAEDQEWVNVYYEMPDFDVTRISPWLLRIELDRKHMTDRKLTMEQIAEKINAGFGDDLNCIFNDDNAEKLVLRIRIMNSDENKFQEDEEVVDKMDDDVFLRCIESNMLTDMTLQGIEQISKVYMHLPQTDNKKKIIITEDGEFKALQEWILETDGVSLMRVLSEKDVDPVRTTSNDIVEIFTVLGIEAVRKALERELNHVISFDGSYVNYRHLALLCDTMTCRGHLMAITRHGINRQDTGPLMKCSFEETVDVLMEASSHAESDPMKGVSENIMLGQLAPAGTGCFDLLLDAEKCKYGMEIPTNIPGISVAGPTGMFFGTVPSPMSGMSPAMTPWNTGATPAYGAWSPSVGSGMTPGAAGFSPSAASDASGFSPGYSPAWSPTPGSPGSPGPASPYIPSPGGAMSPNYSPTSPAYEPRSPGGYTPQSPGYSPTSPSYSPTSPSYSPTSPNYSPTSPSYSPTSPSYSPTSPSYSPTSPSYSPTSPSYSPTSPSYSPTSPSYSPTSPSYSPTSPSYSPTSPSYSPTSPSYSPTSPSYSPTSPSYSPTSPSYSPTSPSYSPTSPSYSPTSPNYTPTSPSYSPTSPSYSPTSPSYSPTSPNYTPTSPNYSPTSPSYSPTSPSYSPSSPRYTPQSPTYTPSSPSYSPSSPSYSPTSPKYTPTSPSYSPSSPEYTPTSPKYSPTSPKYSPTSPKYSPTSPTYSPTTPKYSPTSPTYSPTSPTYTPTSPKYSPTSPTYSPTSPKYSPTSPTYSPTSPKGSTYSPTSPGYSPTSPTYSPAISPEDSDEENN; encoded by the exons ATGCACGGACCGCCCTCCGGCGACAGCGCATGCCCATTGCGCACGATCAAGAGAGTTCAATTCGGCATCATCAGCCCAGATGAGCTT AAACGGATGTCCGTTACAGAAGGGGGAATCAAATACCCCGAAACCACAGAAGGAGGACGTCCTAAACTTGGTGGCCTTATGGACCCAAGACAAGGGGTCATAGAACGAACTGGAAGATGCCAGACATGTGCAG gcaacatgacagaATGCCCTGGCCACTTTGGGCACATAGAACTGGCAAAGCCAGTTTTCCATGTTGGCTTCGTAACAAAGATAATGAAAGTTCTTCGATGTGTCTGCTTCTTTTGCTCTAAGCTATTAGTGGATTCA AACAATCCAAAGATCAAAGACATCCTGATAAAATCTAAAGGGCAGCCCAGGAAACGTTTGACACATGTGTACGAGCTGTGCAAAGGAAAAAATATCTGTGAAGGGGGGGAAGAGATGGACAACAAATTTGGAATGGAACAGCAGGAGACTGAGGAGGACCTTACCAAGGAGAAG GGCCATGGTGGCTGTGGACGCTACCAGCCACGTATCAGACGCTCTGGCTTGGAGCTGTACGCCGAGTGGAAGCACGTTAATGAGGATTCACAGGAGAAGAAAATCCTGCTGAGCCCTGAGCGTGTGCATGAGATCTTCAAGCGCATCTCAGATGaagaggacgtcatcttgggcatGGACCCCAAGTTTGCCCGACCAGAATGGATGATTGTAACTGTGTTGCCTGTGCCTCCGCTGGCTGTCAGACCCGCTGTAGTAATGCAAGGCTCTGCTCGCAACCAG GATGACTTGACCCACAAGCTGGCTGACATAGTCAAAATCAACAACCAGCTGAGAAGAAACGAGCAGAGTGGTGCTGCAGCTCACGTCATAGCTGAGGATGTCAAACTGCTCCAGTTTCATGTAGCCACCATGGTGGATAACGAATTGCCAGGCCTGCCAAGG GCAATGCAAAAGTCCGGCCGCCCTCTCAAATCCTTAAAGCAGCGTCTAAAGGGGAAGGAGGGGCGAGTTCGAGGTAACCTTATGGGCAAGCGTGTAGACTTCTCCGCCCGAACTGTCATCACCCCAGACCCAAACCTGCAAATCGACCAAGTGGGCGTACCACGATCCATTGCAGCCAATATGACCTTCCCAGAAATTGTCACACCCTTTAATATTGACAG ATTACAAGAGCTGGTGCGAAGAGGCAACAGCCAGTACCCAGGAGCCAAATACATCATCCGTGACAATGGAGACAGAATTGACCTGCGATTCCACCCTAAACCAAGTGACCTTCACCTGCAGATTGGCTACAAG GTGGAAAGACATATGTGTGACGgtgacatcatcatcttcaACAGACAGCCTACACTACATAAAATGTCCATGATGGGGCACAGGGTGCGAATTCTGCCGTGGTCCACGTTTCGACTCAACCTTAG TGTCACCACCCCATACAATGCTGACTTTGACGGGGATGAGATGAACCTCCACCTGCCCCAGTCCCTCGAGACGAGGGCTGAGATTCAGGAGCTGGCCATGGTGCCGCGTATGATCGTCACACCCCAGTCCAACAGGCCCGTCATGGGTATCGTGCAGGACACCCTCACAGCTGTCCGCAAATTCACCAAACGAGATGTCTTTTTAGAGAGG GGTGAAGTAATGAACCTCCTCATGTTCCTCTCCACTTGGGACGGAAAAGTGCCTCAGCCAGCCATCCTGAAGCcccgtcctctgtggacaggcAAGCAGATATTCAGCCTAATCATTCCCGGACACATTAATGTGGTCCGCACACACAGCACGCATCCTGACGAAGAAGACAGTGGCCCTTACAAACACATCTCACCTGGGGACACCAAG GTCATAGTGGAGAACGGTGAGTTGATCATGGGCATCCTGTGTAAGAAATCTCTGGGAACCTCTGCCGGCTCCCTCGTCCACATCTCCTACCTGGAGATGGGCCATGACGTCACCAGACTCTTCTACTCCAACATTCAGACTGTGGTCAACAACTGGCTGCTCATCGAGG GTCATTCCATTGGTATTGGTGACTCCATTGCTGATGCTAAGACCTACCTTGACATCCAGAACACCATCAAGAAAGCCAAACAGGATGTGATAGAA GTCATCGAGAAAGCTCACAACAACGAGCTGGAGCCGACCCCTGGTAACACACTGAGGCAGACCTTTGAGAACCAGGTGAATCGTATCCTCAACGATGCTCGTGACAAAACAGGATCCTCAGCCCAGAAGTCTCTGTCTGAGTACAACAACTTCAAGTCCATGGTGGTGGCAGGTTCTAAGGGCTCAAAGATTAACATCTCACAG GTTATTGCTGTGGTGGGGCAGCAGAACGTGGAGGGTAAACGAATCCCTTTCGGCTTCAAACACCGCACGCTGCCTCACTTCATTAAGGATGACTATGGTCCTGAGAGTAGAGGCTTTGTGGAGAACTCCTACCTGGCTGGCCTGACTCCAACAGAGTTCTTCTTCCACGCCATGGGAGGCAGAGAGGGTCTGATCGACACAGCTGTCAAGACTGCTGAGACTG GTTACATCCAGCGTCGTCTGATCAAGTCCATGGAGTCGGTGATGGTGAAGTATGACGGCACGGTGCGTAACTCCATCAACCAGGTAGTTCAGCTGCGTTATGGTGAGGATGGCCTGGCAGGAGAGAACGTTGAGTTCCAAAACGTGGCAACGCTCAAACCCTCGCACAAGGCCTTTGAAAAGAA GTTTAAGTTTGATTGTACCAATGAGCGAGCGCTTAGGCGGATGCTGCAGGAAGATGTAGTAAAAGACGTGCTGACAAATGCCAATGTGCAGAGTTCCTTGGAGAAGGAGTTTGACAAGATGAAGGAGGACAGGGAGGTCCTCCGAGCCATTTTCCCCACTGGGGACAGTAAG GTGGTGCTGCCATGTAACCTGGACAGAATGATCTGGAACGCTCAGAAGATCTTCCGCATCAACACTCGAACCCCCACAGACCTCAATCCTCTAAGAGTGGTCGAGG GTCTGCAGGATCTAAGTAAGAAGCTGGTGATTGTGAATGGTGATGACCCACTGAGCAGACAGGCCCAGCAGAACGCCACTCTGCTCTTTAACATCCACCTGCGCTCCACACTCTGCTCTAAACGCATGACCCAGGAGTTCCGCCTTTCCACTGAGGCTTTCGACTGGCTGCTGGGAGAGATTGAGACCAAATTCAACCAGTCCATT GCCCACCCAGGTGAAATGGTTGGTGCTCTGGCTGCTCAGTCGCTGGGAGAGCCAGCCACCCAGATGACCCTCAACACTTTCCACTACGCCGGTGTGTCAGCCAAGAACGTAACACTCGGTGTGCCTCGTCTAAAGGAGTTGATCAACATCTCCAAGAGGCCCAAAACACCCTCGCTGACTGTTTTCCTGCTGGGTCAGGCAGCCCGTGACGCTGAGAGGGCTAAGGACATCCTCTGTCGGCTGGAACACACCACACTGCGAAAG GTGACGGCAAACACGGCCATCTACTACGACCCCAACCCCCAGAACACGGTGGTGGCCGAGGACCAGGAGTGGGTGAACGTCTACTACGAGATGCCCGACTTTGACGTGACACGCATTTCACCGTGGCTGCTGCGCATTGAGCTTGACCGCAAGCACATGACCGATCGCAAGCTGACTATGGAGCAGATTGCAGAGAAGATCAACGCAG gTTTTGGAGATGACCTTAACTGTATTTTCAATGACGACAACGCTGAAAAGCTTGTTCTGCGAATCAGAATCATGAACAGCGATGAGAACAAGTTCCAGGAG GATGAGGAGGTGGTGGATAAAATGGATGATGATGTGTTCTTGAGGTGCATCGAGTCCAACATGCTGACAGACATGACCCTACAAGGCATAGAGCAGATCAGCAAG GTGTACATGCACTTGCCCCAGACTGACAATAAGAAGAAGATCATCATCACAGAGGATGGTGAGTTCAAGGCCCTGCAGGAGTGGATCCTTGAGACAGACGGCGTGAGCCTCATGAGGGTCCTAAGCGAGAAGGACGTAGATCCCGTCAGGACCACTTCCAACGACATTGTGGAGATCTTCACG GTCTTGGGAATTGAGGCAGTGCGAAAGGCTCTGGAGAGAGAGTTGAACCACGTCATCTCCTTTGACGGTTCCTATGTGAACTACCGTCACTTGGCTCTGCTCTGTGACACCATGACCTGCCGCGGTCACCTGATGGCCATCACACGTCACGGCATCAACCGTCAAGACACCGGACCACTTATGAAGTGTTCCTTTGAGGAGACG GTGGATGTTTTGATGGAGGCGTCATCCCATGCCGAGAGTGACCCCATGAAGGGTGTGTCGGAGAACATCATGCTTGGCCAGCTTGCCCCAGCTGGTACAGGATGCTTTGATTTGCTGTTGGATGCTGAAAAGTGTAAATATGGCATGGAGATCCCTACAAACATACCTGGCATCAGCGTGGCTGGAC CCACTGGAATGTTCTTTGGCACAGTGCCGAGTCCCATGAGTGGTATGTCACCTGCCATGACCCCATGGAACACAGGAGCAACACCGGCCTATGGTGCCTGGTCCCCCAGTGTCG gAAGCGGCATGACCCCCGGAGCAGCAGGTTTCTCTCCCAGTGCAGCATCAGACGCAAGTGGCTTCTCTCCAGGCTATTCCCCGGCCTGGTCTCCCACTCCTGGGTCTCCAGGATCTCCAGGCCCTGCCAGCCCGTACATCCCATCTCCAG gTGGAGCCATGTCACCCAATTACTCACCCACCTCCCCGGCCTACGAGCCCCGCTCTCCCGGAGGCTACACCCCTCAGAGCCCCGGCTACTCACCAACATCGCCCTCCTACTCCCCCACATCTCCCTCTTACTCCCCAACCAGCCCCAACTACAGCCCAACATCTCCTTCCTACTCACCCACCTCGCCCAGTTACTCCCCAACGTCTCCGTCCTATTCTCCGACATCTCCCTCCTACTCCCCAACATCTCCCTCCTACTCCCCCACCTCCCCGTCCTACTCCCCCACCTCACCGTCCTACTCTCCCACCTCGCCGAGCTACAGCCCCACATCCCCAAGCTACAGCCCAACGTCCCCAAGCTACTCGCCCACCTCACCTTCTTACTCCCCCACCTCACCCTCTTATTCTCCAACCTCTCCATCCTACTCCCCCACTTCCCCGTCCTACTCACCCACCTCTCCCTCCTACTCGCCAACCAGCCCAAGTTACAGCCCCACATCGCCCAACTACACGCCCACCTCACCCAGTTACTCCCCCACCTCTCCCTCCTACTCCCCTACATCGCCTTCTTACTCCCCAACCTCCCCTAACTACACCCCAACCAGCCCCAACTACTCCCCAACTTCACCCTCATACTCTCCCACCTCTCCGTCCTACTCACCCTCCAGTCCACGTTACACCCCGCAGTCGCCCACCTATACACCCAGCTCCCCCTCATACAGCCCCAGCTCTCCCTCCTACTCCCCCACCTCCCCCAAATACACCCCAACTTCACCCTCGTACAGCCCCAGCTCCCCGGAGTACACACCCACCTCTCCCAAATACTCCCCGACGTCGCCGAAGTACTCCCCAACATCTCCAAAGTACTCTCCGACTTCTCCCACCTACTCCCCAACAACCCCAAAATACAGCCCCACCTCTCCCACCTACTCTCCGACCTCCCCCACTTACACCCCCACCAGCCCCAAATACTCCCCCACCTCCCCTACTTACTCGCCAACTTCACCCAAGTACTCACCCACGTCTCCTACGTACTCGCCAACTAGTCCTAAAGGCTCCACGTACAGCCCCACCTCCCCTGGATACAGCCCCACCTCACCCACCTACAGCCCGGCCATCAGCCCCGAAGACAGCGACGAGGAGAACAATTGA